A portion of the Pseudarthrobacter defluvii genome contains these proteins:
- a CDS encoding extracellular solute-binding protein has translation MIRRKLSLAAAVVTATALTLTACSGGGDAPAADLTSVSIMAPFLEAQPPAADGAVQKKLEELTGKQVKINWAPNASYEDKTNITLAGSDIPQVMVIQGKTPGFVKNAQAGAFWDLTDKLDKYPNLKTTFPDIQKNASVNGKVYGVFRGRAPMRTAVMFRQDWLDKLGLQPPKTVEDLYKVAKAFTEQDPDGNGQNDTYGITIPKWGALGTNSPYDVIEEWYGAGNRWTERDGKLVPSFETDEFLEADRFIKKMVDEKLINPDFATFDSTKWNEPFFNGKGGIIVDVDSRVSVLINLFKQADPNNFQNKVGFVGNLEGPDGKLHAHPTDGYSGFLAVPKASVKTEAELDKVLQFLNTMNGKDVAVLLNNGIEGVNFKVEDGKAATIKPETPEGKAVTTDIKSYAQLGMNVAGNTFYPVKQPTDYEQQVFDKRTDVMAEDLKSAVYNPAAPYVSATYVAKGAQLDNIVADARIKYLAGQIDEQGLKDAIKLWDTSGGNKVKEEINKLWQDNK, from the coding sequence ATGATCCGTAGGAAACTATCCCTCGCCGCCGCCGTCGTCACCGCGACCGCCCTGACCCTCACGGCATGCAGCGGCGGCGGTGACGCCCCGGCCGCCGACCTCACCTCGGTCTCCATCATGGCCCCGTTCCTCGAAGCGCAGCCGCCCGCCGCGGACGGCGCAGTCCAGAAGAAGCTCGAGGAGCTCACCGGCAAGCAGGTCAAGATCAACTGGGCACCCAACGCCTCCTACGAGGACAAGACCAACATCACGCTGGCGGGATCGGACATCCCGCAGGTAATGGTGATCCAGGGAAAGACTCCGGGCTTCGTCAAGAACGCCCAAGCCGGTGCGTTCTGGGACCTCACTGACAAGCTGGATAAGTATCCGAACCTCAAGACCACCTTCCCTGACATCCAGAAGAACGCCAGCGTCAACGGCAAGGTCTACGGCGTGTTCCGCGGCCGCGCCCCCATGCGCACAGCCGTCATGTTCCGGCAGGACTGGCTGGACAAGCTGGGCCTGCAGCCGCCCAAGACCGTTGAGGACCTGTACAAAGTGGCCAAGGCCTTCACTGAGCAGGATCCGGACGGCAACGGCCAAAATGACACCTATGGCATCACCATCCCCAAGTGGGGTGCGCTGGGCACCAACAGCCCGTACGACGTGATCGAGGAGTGGTACGGCGCAGGGAACCGCTGGACGGAGCGGGACGGGAAACTCGTGCCCAGCTTCGAGACCGACGAATTCCTCGAAGCCGACCGGTTCATCAAGAAAATGGTGGACGAAAAGCTCATCAACCCTGACTTCGCCACCTTTGACAGCACCAAATGGAACGAGCCGTTCTTCAACGGCAAGGGCGGCATCATCGTTGACGTCGATTCCCGGGTGAGCGTGCTGATCAACCTCTTCAAGCAGGCAGACCCCAACAACTTCCAGAACAAGGTGGGCTTCGTGGGCAACCTCGAAGGGCCCGACGGCAAGCTGCACGCCCATCCCACCGACGGCTACTCCGGTTTCCTTGCCGTGCCCAAGGCCAGCGTCAAGACCGAGGCCGAACTGGACAAGGTCCTGCAGTTCCTGAACACCATGAACGGCAAGGACGTGGCCGTCCTGCTGAACAACGGCATCGAGGGCGTGAACTTCAAGGTGGAGGACGGGAAGGCGGCAACGATCAAGCCGGAAACCCCGGAGGGCAAGGCCGTCACCACTGACATCAAGAGCTATGCCCAGCTGGGCATGAACGTTGCGGGAAACACCTTCTACCCGGTCAAGCAGCCTACCGACTACGAACAGCAGGTCTTCGACAAGCGCACCGATGTCATGGCTGAGGACCTCAAGAGCGCCGTCTACAACCCGGCCGCGCCTTACGTTTCCGCAACCTACGTGGCCAAGGGCGCCCAGTTGGACAACATCGTGGCCGACGCGCGGATCAAGTACCTTGCCGGACAGATCGATGAGCAGGGCCTCAAGGACGCCATCAAGCTGTGGGACACCAGCGGCGGCAACAAGGTCAAGGAAGAGATCAACAAGCTCTGGCAGGACAACAAGTAA
- a CDS encoding YesL family protein — MLSGTFSARAYSFFDTLVWIACLNLLWIAFTLLGLGVLGAGPATAAAQIVVRRRAGGDAVPLLRSFASGYFRNFGRANALSLPIMAVVAALVLNWNYFSGGRGLFPQFMAVGLVVAAVFLAGAICFVFPMYARYELPLPQYLLMSSRFAVRHLAGTVILLFVSAAVVYASSVIPGLIPFFSIGAWLYLTGWLCDRFFTANDQAVAAVEPAGHAVLQGASTA, encoded by the coding sequence TCGTTTTTTGACACGCTCGTATGGATTGCCTGCCTGAACCTGCTCTGGATCGCTTTCACCCTGCTGGGCCTCGGTGTTCTCGGCGCAGGTCCCGCCACCGCGGCAGCCCAGATTGTGGTGCGGAGGCGGGCCGGTGGCGACGCTGTGCCGCTGCTCCGAAGCTTTGCCTCCGGATACTTCCGGAATTTTGGCCGGGCGAACGCGCTCTCGCTTCCGATCATGGCCGTGGTGGCTGCGCTGGTCCTGAACTGGAACTACTTCTCAGGCGGCCGCGGGCTCTTTCCGCAGTTCATGGCGGTGGGCCTGGTTGTCGCGGCGGTCTTCCTGGCCGGGGCCATCTGCTTTGTGTTCCCCATGTATGCCAGGTATGAGCTGCCGTTGCCGCAGTATCTGCTGATGTCGTCCCGGTTCGCCGTGCGGCACCTTGCGGGCACCGTCATCCTGCTGTTCGTCTCCGCGGCCGTCGTGTATGCCAGCAGCGTGATTCCGGGGCTGATCCCGTTTTTCAGCATCGGAGCCTGGCTGTACCTGACCGGGTGGCTGTGCGACCGTTTCTTCACCGCCAACGACCAGGCCGTAGCTGCGGTGGAACCTGCCGGGCATGCCGTCCTGCAGGGCGCCTCCACCGCCTGA